The following proteins are encoded in a genomic region of Liolophura sinensis isolate JHLJ2023 chromosome 7, CUHK_Ljap_v2, whole genome shotgun sequence:
- the LOC135470105 gene encoding uncharacterized protein LOC135470105, translating into MMKPSRTIALCSLANFINSADRVIMPIAIVPMTDQFKWDMHGQGWILSSFAVGYMSSQVIGGSAAKKYGGKAVLTVAVLLWSLSTCLVPVFAHSLNALMISRVFLGLGEGLGLPTVFHIFSHTIPVEERSRAFGYLVALGSIGQTVAALVCPHLAWPWMFYLFGILGFLWVLLWFFMYSENRGEEEFVQPPKVNSSNVGWQEFISHWPLWSMYIAHFSMNWSNYIIMQWLPTYMTRTLGADKSHIMFTAVPYIMNSLVGVAAGHFADRLIANKWTVLSVRRLMTSLGLLGPGVFILVFSALHNLPLAMICVSISMGLSACSSSGHLSNHAEVAPNHAGITFAISNTLATIPGITCGPLTAELVTQSHGRWFPVFIIAAGVNFVGAIIYLSQSAASQVI; encoded by the exons ATGATGAAACCATCTCGAACAATAGCACTATGCTCGCTGGCAAATTTCATCAACTCAGCAGATCGGGTGATAATGCCCATTGCCATAGTGCCGATGACGGATCAGTTCAAATGGGATATGCATGGTCAAGGATGGATTCTCAGCTCCTTCGCTGTGGGTTACATGAGCAGTCAG GTGATAGGAGGCAGTGCTGCCAAGAAGTACGGTGGAAAGGCTGTGCTAACTGTGGCTGTGTTGCTCTGGTCTCTCTCCACATGTCTGGTCCCAGTGTTTGCTCATTCCCTCAATGCTCTCATGATATCTAGAGTCTTCTTAGGCCTTGGCGAAGGATTAG GGTTGCCGACtgtctttcacattttttccCACACCATCCCCGTGGAGGAGAGGTCAAGGGCATTTGGTTACCTGGTCGCTTTGGGTTCAATAGGTCAAACTGTGGCAGCTCTG GTCTGTCCGCATCTGGCCTGGCCCTGGATGttctatttatttggtattcTGGGGTTTTTATGGGTGTTACTATGGTTTTTCATGTACTCGGAGAACCGGGGGGAAGAGGAATTTGTCCAGCCCCCAAAG GTAAACAGTAGCAATGTTGGATGGCAGGAGTTTATCAGTCACTGGCCCCTGTGGTCTATGTATATAGCACATTTTAGTATGAACTGGTCCAACTATATCATTATGCAATGGCTTCCAACCTACATGACGCGGACGCTGGGGGCCGATAAGAGTCACATCATGTTTACGGCTGTGCCTTACATCATGAATTCATTAGTAGGAGTAG ctgcCGGTCACTTTGCAGACAGGCTAATTGCCAACAAGTGGACAGTGTTGTCTGTGAGGCGGTTGATGACCTCGTTAGGTTTATTGGGGCCAGGTGTCTTCATTCTGGTCTTCAGTGCTCTTCATAATCTACCCTTAGCTATGAT ATGTGTGTCAATATCCATGGGACTGAGTGCCTGCAGTTCCTCAGGTCACCTGAGCAATCATGCTGAGGTCGCCCCCAATCATGCAGGAATCACCTTTGCCATATCAAACACGTTG GCTACGATACCTGGCATTACCTGTGGTCCCCTGACGGCAGAGTTGGTCACGCAGTCCCATGGCAGGTGGTTCCCTGTGTTCATCATCGCCGCTGGGGTCAACTTTGTTGGGGCCATCATTTACCTGAGCCAGAGCGCTGCCAGCCAGgtcatttaa